A single region of the Streptomyces sp. NBC_01381 genome encodes:
- the fxsT gene encoding FxSxx-COOH system tetratricopeptide repeat protein: MADERRSGGSGRRTSDRGGAEGPERFLVVFPGYHRPWAAWIAHRLESHGHQAVLQRWDPQREAPLADALGDLLLARGRVLLVLNDWFFELGPRPASEWNDVLRGFVAANADRFAAVNLTNRPLLPATAVLEPAALWGLGEEEAEQRLLSRLGLEVRPVSRRAVPGRGVRFPEAQPEIWGEVPRRNPRFTGRDDLLLELHQRLTDAERGNAACTLVGMSGIGKTQIAAEYANRFRPDYDAVWWVNSDDRNIQRDRFGELAVALGLNSGNEPGERIRAVRDALRRGQPHSRWLVIFDGWDDIDGANVLLPNGPGHVLITSRNRGWGEHTDLLDVPSFDRSESTGYLMRRAPHVTAEEADEVAAEFGDVPLPLVQAASWLGESGMEAPEYLRMVRERRLSTADELSTGDGLPHSSLTSWSILINRLRRSQPQAIEVLNLCTSFAPGRIPLGLIRAYPQADLPEELRWMATDLPAWTRALDTLVNYSVLSRENRGPANADMGPHQESVHMHRLVHDIVTRLTDDEGRETYRRAVRRLLAEADPGNPMDSRQWPRYAELLPHLEPSGTLESTSERVQVAVLNCLRYCLRSGEFKAGLELAEQIRHRWSGFMDPLAQPMLDLTTQEGNILRASGRFREAYELDKGQLERLRGATPRNDLGELLTNSAMAASLRHLGQYEESIGLQAKVLEEAGRLLGPDELVSLNARHNLGVGLRLLGRYQEAYELDVETLARRESVLRARHVNTLNSGNACAHDLRLLGRYRDAVARQESVLRLHVQVLGPQHPQTLTAHAQLALCRRREGGFQQDVGATMAGLLDQLVQVHGRGHYRTLSFITDYGNYLREHGDLSQARDLIAEAEAGYRALLGPAHPVATGMVANTGMIMQAAGERAEALSMFESALGGLTATLGADHPWVLGCALNATGARNFNGRIVEASELSRETLRRARHTLGDEHPLTLSCQVALAADLRALREREEAEKLEEDGLLALTRTLGAQHPHTLSARQRNRPYWDFEAYLG, translated from the coding sequence ATGGCGGATGAACGGCGGTCGGGCGGGTCCGGACGACGGACCTCGGACCGGGGCGGCGCGGAAGGGCCGGAGCGCTTCTTGGTGGTCTTCCCCGGCTACCACCGGCCGTGGGCCGCTTGGATCGCCCACCGGCTGGAGAGCCACGGCCACCAGGCCGTCCTCCAGCGGTGGGACCCGCAGCGCGAGGCGCCCCTCGCGGACGCGCTCGGAGACCTGCTGCTCGCCCGTGGACGGGTGCTCCTCGTCCTCAACGACTGGTTCTTCGAGCTGGGCCCGCGACCGGCCAGCGAATGGAATGACGTACTGCGCGGCTTCGTGGCGGCCAACGCCGACCGGTTCGCCGCCGTCAACCTGACGAACCGCCCCCTGCTGCCGGCCACCGCCGTCCTCGAACCGGCCGCCCTGTGGGGCCTCGGTGAAGAGGAGGCCGAACAGCGTCTGCTCAGCCGGCTCGGCCTGGAGGTCAGGCCCGTCTCCCGCCGGGCCGTCCCGGGCCGCGGTGTCCGCTTCCCCGAGGCCCAGCCCGAGATCTGGGGCGAAGTGCCGCGCCGGAACCCCCGGTTCACCGGTCGCGACGACCTCCTCCTCGAACTCCACCAGCGGCTCACCGACGCCGAACGGGGCAACGCGGCCTGCACCCTCGTCGGCATGTCCGGCATCGGCAAGACCCAGATCGCCGCCGAGTACGCCAACCGCTTCCGCCCCGACTACGACGCGGTCTGGTGGGTCAACTCCGACGACCGCAACATCCAGCGCGACCGGTTCGGTGAACTGGCCGTCGCGCTCGGCCTGAACAGCGGAAACGAGCCCGGCGAACGCATCCGCGCGGTGCGCGACGCGCTGCGGCGCGGCCAGCCGCACTCCCGCTGGCTCGTCATCTTCGACGGCTGGGACGACATCGACGGCGCGAACGTCCTGCTGCCGAACGGCCCCGGCCACGTCCTGATCACCTCGCGCAACCGTGGCTGGGGCGAGCACACCGACCTGCTCGATGTGCCGAGCTTCGACCGGTCCGAGTCCACCGGCTATCTGATGCGCCGCGCCCCGCACGTGACCGCGGAAGAGGCCGACGAGGTGGCCGCCGAGTTCGGCGACGTCCCTCTGCCGCTCGTCCAGGCCGCCTCCTGGCTTGGCGAATCGGGCATGGAGGCGCCCGAGTATCTGCGCATGGTGCGGGAGCGGCGCCTTTCCACCGCCGACGAGCTCTCCACCGGTGACGGCCTGCCCCACTCGTCGCTGACCTCCTGGTCGATACTGATCAACCGGCTCCGCCGCTCCCAGCCGCAGGCCATCGAAGTCCTCAACCTGTGTACGTCCTTCGCCCCCGGCCGTATCCCGCTCGGCCTGATCCGCGCCTACCCGCAGGCCGATCTGCCCGAGGAACTGCGCTGGATGGCCACCGATCTGCCCGCCTGGACCAGGGCCCTGGACACCCTCGTCAACTACTCGGTCCTCAGCCGTGAGAACCGCGGTCCCGCCAACGCCGACATGGGCCCGCACCAGGAGTCGGTGCACATGCACCGGCTCGTCCACGACATCGTCACCCGGCTCACCGACGACGAGGGCCGCGAGACCTACCGCAGGGCCGTCCGCAGGCTGCTCGCCGAAGCGGACCCCGGCAACCCCATGGACAGCAGGCAATGGCCCCGGTACGCGGAGCTGCTGCCGCACCTGGAACCCTCGGGCACCCTCGAAAGCACCAGCGAAAGGGTTCAGGTCGCCGTACTGAACTGTCTGCGCTACTGCCTGCGCAGCGGCGAGTTCAAGGCCGGTCTTGAACTGGCCGAACAGATCCGCCACCGGTGGTCCGGGTTCATGGACCCGCTGGCCCAGCCGATGCTGGACCTGACCACGCAGGAGGGCAACATCCTGCGGGCCAGCGGCCGCTTCCGTGAGGCGTACGAGCTCGACAAGGGCCAGCTGGAACGGTTGCGCGGCGCGACCCCGCGCAATGATCTTGGCGAACTGCTCACCAACAGCGCCATGGCCGCCAGCCTGCGCCACCTCGGGCAGTACGAGGAGTCCATCGGGCTTCAGGCAAAGGTCCTTGAGGAGGCCGGGCGGCTCCTCGGCCCGGACGAGCTGGTCTCCCTCAACGCCCGGCACAACCTCGGCGTCGGCCTGCGGCTCCTCGGCCGCTATCAGGAGGCGTACGAACTAGACGTCGAGACCCTCGCCCGGCGCGAGAGCGTCCTGCGCGCCCGGCACGTCAACACCCTCAACTCCGGCAACGCCTGCGCCCACGACCTGCGGCTGCTCGGCCGCTACCGCGACGCGGTCGCCCGCCAGGAGTCCGTGCTGCGCCTCCACGTGCAGGTGCTCGGGCCGCAGCACCCGCAGACCCTGACCGCGCACGCCCAACTGGCGCTCTGCCGACGCCGCGAGGGCGGCTTCCAGCAGGACGTCGGGGCCACGATGGCCGGCCTCCTCGACCAGCTGGTGCAGGTGCACGGCCGCGGCCACTACCGCACGCTGTCGTTCATCACGGACTACGGCAACTACCTGCGCGAGCACGGGGATCTGAGCCAGGCCAGGGACCTGATCGCCGAGGCGGAGGCCGGCTACCGCGCCCTGCTCGGACCCGCGCACCCCGTCGCCACCGGCATGGTCGCCAACACCGGAATGATCATGCAGGCGGCCGGTGAACGCGCCGAGGCCCTCTCGATGTTCGAGTCCGCGCTCGGCGGCCTGACGGCCACGCTCGGCGCCGACCACCCCTGGGTGCTCGGCTGCGCGCTCAACGCCACCGGTGCGCGCAACTTCAACGGACGCATCGTGGAAGCCTCCGAGCTGAGCCGGGAAACCCTGCGGCGGGCCCGCCACACGCTCGGCGACGAGCACCCGCTGACCCTGTCCTGCCAGGTGGCGCTCGCCGCCGACCTGCGCGCGCTGCGGGAGCGTGAGGAGGCTGAGAAACTGGAGGAGGACGGCCTCCTCGCACTGACCCGCACGCTCGGCGCCCAGCACCCGCACACCCTCTCGGCCCGCCAACGCAACCGCCCGTACTGGGACTTCGAGGCGTACTTGGGCTAG
- a CDS encoding multifunctional oxoglutarate decarboxylase/oxoglutarate dehydrogenase thiamine pyrophosphate-binding subunit/dihydrolipoyllysine-residue succinyltransferase subunit, with product MSPQSPSNSSISTDQDGQGKDPAVAFGPNEWLVDEIYQQYLQDPNSVDRAWWDFFADYKPGVAAAAAATPVKPAGDAAAGAASTTTPAAPAAPAPVAPAAPAAPAAPAAKPAAAAPAAGGGTAQAAPAAKPAVAKPAAAKAAPATEAPAGPEYVTLRGPSAAVAKNMNASIEVPTATSVRAVPVKLLFDNRIVINNHLKRARGGKISFTHLIGYAMVQAIKAMPSMNYSFVEKDGKPTLVKPEHINFGLAIDLVKPNGDRQLVVAGIKKAETLNFFEFWQAYEDIVRRARDGKLGMDDFTGVTVSLTNPGGLGTVHSVPRLMPGQSVIMGVGSMDYPAEFQGTSQDTLNKLGISKVMTLTSTYDHRVIQGAASGEFLRIVANLLLGEGEFYDEIFKALRIPYEPVRWLKDIDASHDDDVTKAARVFELIHSYRVRGHVMADTDPLEYKQRKHPDLDITEHGLTLWDLEREFAVGGFAGKSMMKLRDVLGVLRDSYCRTTGIEFMHIQDPKQRKWLQDRIERTHATKPEREEQLRILRRLNAAEAFETFLQTKYVGQKRFSLEGGESVIPLLDAVIDSAAESRLDEVVIGMAHRGRLNVLANIVGKSYAQIFREFEGNMDPKSMHGSGDVKYHLGAEGTFTGLDGEQIKVSLAANPSHLETVDPIIEGITRAKQDVINKGGTDFTVLPVALHGDAAFAGQGVVAETLNMSQLRGYRTGGTVHIVINNQVGFTAAPESSRSSMYATDVARMIEAPIFHVNGDDPEAVVRVARLAFEFRQAFNKDVVIDLICYRRRGHNESDNPAFTQPLMYDLIDKKRSVRKLYTESLIGRGDITLEEAEQALQDFQGQLEKVFTEVREAISQPAQAEVPAAQPEFPVNVDTAISQEVVKRIAESQVNIPDRVTVHPRLLPQLQRRMSMVEEGTIDWGMGETLAIGSLLLEGTPVRLSGQDSRRGTFGQRHAVLIDRETGEDFTPLLYLSDDQARYNVYDSLLSEYAVMGFEYGYSLARPESLVMWEAQFGDFVNGAQTVVDEYISAAEQKWNQHSGVTLLLPHGYEGQGPDHSSARIERFLQLCAQNNMTVAMPTLPSNYFHLLRWQVHNPHHKPLVVFTPKSMLRLKAAASKTEEFTTGGFRPVIGDASVDPAAVRKVVFCAGKLYYDLESERQKRGVTDTAIIRIERLYPLPGAELQAEIAKYPNAEKYLWAQEEPANQGAWPFIALNLIDHLDLAVGADIPHGERLRRISRPHGSSPAVGSKKRHEQEQEQLVSEVFEA from the coding sequence GTGTCGCCACAGTCCCCCAGTAACTCGAGCATCTCGACCGACCAAGACGGGCAGGGCAAGGACCCTGCCGTCGCCTTCGGTCCCAATGAGTGGCTCGTCGACGAGATCTATCAGCAGTACCTCCAGGACCCGAATTCGGTTGACCGAGCCTGGTGGGACTTCTTCGCCGACTACAAGCCGGGAGTAGCGGCGGCCGCCGCCGCCACCCCGGTGAAGCCGGCGGGTGACGCGGCCGCGGGGGCCGCGTCCACCACCACTCCCGCCGCTCCGGCGGCCCCGGCACCCGTGGCTCCGGCCGCGCCCGCAGCGCCCGCGGCCCCGGCCGCGAAGCCCGCAGCCGCCGCGCCGGCAGCCGGGGGCGGCACCGCACAGGCCGCCCCCGCCGCAAAGCCCGCAGTCGCGAAGCCCGCAGCCGCCAAGGCCGCGCCCGCGACCGAGGCCCCGGCCGGTCCGGAGTACGTGACGCTGCGCGGCCCCTCGGCCGCCGTCGCGAAGAACATGAACGCCTCGATCGAGGTTCCGACGGCCACGTCGGTCCGCGCGGTCCCGGTGAAGCTGCTCTTCGACAACCGCATCGTCATCAACAACCACCTCAAGCGCGCCCGCGGCGGGAAGATCTCCTTCACGCACCTCATCGGGTACGCGATGGTGCAGGCCATCAAGGCCATGCCGTCGATGAACTACTCCTTCGTGGAGAAGGACGGCAAGCCGACCCTGGTCAAGCCGGAGCACATCAACTTCGGCCTCGCCATCGACCTGGTGAAGCCCAACGGCGACCGCCAGCTCGTGGTCGCGGGCATCAAGAAGGCCGAGACCCTGAACTTCTTCGAGTTCTGGCAGGCCTACGAGGACATCGTCCGCCGTGCTCGCGACGGCAAGCTCGGCATGGACGACTTCACCGGTGTCACGGTCTCCCTGACCAACCCCGGCGGCCTCGGCACCGTCCACTCGGTCCCGCGTCTGATGCCCGGCCAGTCGGTCATCATGGGCGTCGGCTCCATGGACTACCCGGCCGAATTCCAGGGCACCTCCCAGGACACCCTGAACAAGCTCGGCATCTCGAAGGTCATGACGCTCACGTCGACCTACGACCACCGGGTCATCCAGGGCGCCGCGTCCGGCGAGTTCCTGCGGATCGTCGCGAACCTGCTGCTCGGCGAGGGCGAGTTCTACGACGAGATCTTCAAGGCGCTGCGCATCCCCTACGAGCCGGTCCGCTGGCTCAAGGACATCGACGCCTCGCACGACGACGACGTCACGAAGGCCGCCCGCGTCTTCGAGCTGATCCACTCCTACCGCGTCCGCGGCCACGTCATGGCCGACACGGACCCGCTGGAGTACAAGCAGCGCAAGCACCCCGACCTGGACATCACCGAGCACGGCCTCACCCTGTGGGACCTGGAGCGTGAGTTCGCGGTCGGCGGCTTCGCCGGCAAGTCCATGATGAAGCTGCGCGACGTCCTCGGCGTGCTGCGCGACTCGTACTGCCGCACCACCGGCATCGAGTTCATGCACATCCAGGACCCGAAGCAGCGCAAGTGGCTGCAGGACCGCATCGAGCGCACGCACGCCACGAAGCCCGAGCGCGAGGAGCAGCTGCGCATCCTGCGCCGGCTGAACGCCGCCGAGGCCTTCGAGACGTTCCTGCAGACGAAGTACGTCGGCCAGAAGCGCTTCTCCCTGGAGGGCGGCGAGTCCGTCATCCCGCTGCTCGACGCCGTCATCGACAGCGCCGCCGAGTCGCGCCTGGACGAGGTCGTCATCGGCATGGCCCACCGCGGCCGCCTGAACGTCCTGGCGAACATCGTGGGCAAGTCGTACGCCCAGATCTTCCGCGAGTTCGAGGGCAACATGGACCCCAAGTCCATGCACGGCTCCGGCGACGTGAAGTACCACCTGGGCGCCGAGGGCACCTTCACCGGCCTGGACGGCGAGCAGATCAAGGTCTCGCTCGCGGCCAACCCCTCCCACCTGGAGACGGTCGACCCGATCATCGAGGGCATCACCCGCGCCAAGCAGGACGTCATCAACAAGGGCGGCACGGACTTCACGGTCCTGCCGGTCGCCCTGCACGGTGACGCGGCCTTCGCGGGCCAGGGTGTGGTCGCCGAGACGCTCAACATGTCGCAGCTGCGCGGCTACCGCACGGGCGGCACGGTCCACATCGTCATCAACAACCAGGTCGGCTTCACCGCCGCCCCGGAGTCGTCGCGTTCTTCCATGTACGCCACGGACGTGGCCCGCATGATCGAGGCGCCGATCTTCCACGTGAACGGCGACGACCCCGAGGCCGTCGTCCGCGTTGCCCGTCTGGCCTTCGAGTTCCGCCAGGCGTTCAACAAGGACGTCGTCATCGACCTCATCTGCTACCGCCGCCGCGGTCACAACGAGTCGGACAACCCGGCGTTCACGCAGCCGCTGATGTACGACCTGATCGACAAGAAGCGCTCGGTGCGCAAGCTCTACACCGAGTCCCTCATCGGTCGCGGCGACATCACCCTGGAAGAGGCCGAGCAGGCGCTGCAGGACTTCCAGGGCCAGCTGGAGAAGGTCTTCACGGAGGTCCGTGAGGCCATCTCGCAGCCGGCGCAGGCCGAAGTGCCCGCCGCGCAGCCCGAGTTCCCGGTCAACGTCGACACCGCGATCTCCCAGGAGGTCGTCAAGCGGATCGCCGAGTCGCAGGTCAACATCCCCGACCGGGTCACGGTCCACCCGCGTCTGCTGCCGCAGCTGCAGCGCCGCATGTCGATGGTCGAAGAGGGCACGATCGACTGGGGCATGGGCGAGACCCTCGCCATCGGCTCGCTGCTCCTCGAGGGCACCCCGGTCCGCCTGTCGGGCCAGGACTCGCGCCGAGGCACGTTCGGTCAGCGCCACGCGGTGCTCATCGACCGCGAGACGGGCGAGGACTTCACGCCGCTCCTGTACCTCTCGGACGACCAGGCGCGCTACAACGTCTACGACTCGCTGCTCTCCGAGTACGCGGTGATGGGCTTCGAGTACGGCTACTCGCTGGCCCGCCCCGAGTCCCTCGTCATGTGGGAAGCGCAGTTCGGCGACTTCGTCAACGGCGCGCAGACGGTGGTGGACGAGTACATCTCGGCCGCCGAGCAGAAGTGGAACCAGCACTCCGGCGTCACGCTGCTGCTTCCGCACGGCTATGAGGGCCAGGGCCCGGACCACTCGTCCGCCCGCATCGAGCGCTTCCTCCAGCTGTGCGCGCAGAACAACATGACGGTCGCGATGCCGACCCTCCCGTCGAACTACTTCCACCTCCTGCGGTGGCAGGTGCACAACCCGCACCACAAGCCGCTGGTGGTCTTCACCCCGAAGTCGATGCTGCGCCTCAAGGCGGCGGCCTCGAAGACGGAGGAGTTCACGACGGGCGGCTTCCGCCCGGTCATCGGCGACGCGTCGGTCGACCCGGCGGCGGTCCGCAAGGTCGTCTTCTGCGCGGGCAAGCTGTACTACGACCTCGAGTCGGAGCGCCAGAAGCGCGGCGTCACGGACACGGCCATCATCCGCATCGAGCGTCTGTACCCGCTGCCGGGTGCCGAGCTCCAGGCGGAGATCGCCAAGTACCCGAACGCCGAGAAGTACCTGTGGGCGCAGGAGGAGCCGGCGAACCAGGGCGCATGGCCCTTCATCGCCCTCAACCTCATCGACCACCTGGACCTGGCGGTCGGCGCGGACATCCCGCACGGCGAGCGCCTGCGCCGCATCTCGCGGCCGCACGGCTCGTCTCCGGCGGTCGGTTCGAAGAAGCGGCACGAGCAGGAGCAGGAGCAGCTTGTGAGCGAGGTCTTCGAGGCGTAA
- a CDS encoding HAMP domain-containing sensor histidine kinase: MTRPFGGLRPFSIKTKLGTLVVVSVFITTGLLMVAMETETELRFITVFSVIATLLITQFVAHSLTAPLDEMNAVARAVSHGDYTRRARGADRRDELGDVATTINRMADDLEAQDQQRKELVANVSHELRTPIAALRAVLENVVDGVSAADPETMRTALKQTERLGRLVETLLDLSRLDNGVVPLKARRFEVWPYLSGVLKEANMVASARAGIASGSGSHTRTDVHLHLDVTPPELTAHADAERLHQVVANLIDNAVKHSPPHGRVTVRARRGPYPESLDLEVLDEGPGIPESEWHRVFERFNRGSHAGAPAQGAGNDGGTGLGLAIARWAVDLHGGHIGVAESPRGCRIQVTLPGLPEV, from the coding sequence ATGACCAGGCCTTTCGGAGGGCTGCGGCCCTTCTCCATCAAGACCAAGCTCGGCACCCTGGTGGTGGTGTCGGTCTTCATCACCACCGGCCTGCTGATGGTGGCGATGGAGACGGAGACCGAGCTGCGCTTCATCACCGTCTTCTCGGTGATCGCCACGCTGCTCATCACGCAGTTCGTGGCCCACAGCCTCACCGCGCCGCTGGACGAGATGAACGCGGTGGCACGCGCCGTCTCGCACGGCGACTACACACGACGCGCACGCGGCGCCGACCGGCGCGACGAGCTGGGCGACGTGGCCACCACGATCAACCGCATGGCGGACGACCTGGAGGCCCAGGACCAGCAGCGCAAGGAGCTGGTCGCCAATGTCTCGCACGAGCTGCGCACGCCCATCGCGGCCCTGCGCGCCGTCCTGGAGAACGTCGTCGACGGGGTCTCCGCCGCCGACCCGGAGACCATGCGTACGGCGCTGAAGCAGACGGAGCGGCTCGGACGCCTCGTCGAGACGCTGCTCGACCTGTCACGCCTGGACAACGGCGTCGTCCCGCTGAAGGCCCGCCGCTTCGAGGTGTGGCCCTATCTGTCGGGCGTCCTGAAGGAGGCCAACATGGTGGCCTCCGCCCGCGCGGGCATCGCCTCGGGATCCGGCAGCCACACGCGTACGGACGTCCATCTGCACCTGGACGTGACACCGCCCGAGCTGACCGCGCACGCGGACGCCGAGCGCCTTCACCAGGTCGTGGCCAACCTCATCGACAACGCGGTCAAGCACAGCCCGCCGCACGGCCGCGTCACCGTGCGTGCCCGGCGCGGCCCCTACCCGGAGTCCCTGGACCTGGAGGTCCTCGACGAGGGGCCCGGCATCCCGGAGTCGGAGTGGCACCGGGTCTTCGAGCGCTTCAACCGGGGCAGCCACGCGGGCGCCCCCGCCCAGGGCGCCGGCAACGACGGCGGCACCGGCCTCGGCCTCGCCATCGCGCGCTGGGCGGTCGATCTGCACGGCGGGCACATCGGTGTGGCCGAATCCCCTCGGGGCTGCCGCATCCAGGTCACCCTTCCGGGCCTGCCCGAAGTGTGA
- a CDS encoding response regulator transcription factor, producing MEQTHTSHNGATAAMPGAQRRVLVVEDDPTIVDAIAARLRAEGFVVQTAGDGPAAVDTAQAWQPDLLILDIMLPGFDGLEVCRRVQAQRPVPVLMLTARDDETDMLVGLGVGADDYMTKPFSMRELAARVHVLLRRVERAALAATTPRSGILRLGELEIDHAQRRVRVRSEDVHLTPTEFDLLVCLANTPRAVLSREQLLAEVWDWADASGTRTVDSHIKALRRKIGAERIRTVHGVGYALETPTP from the coding sequence ATGGAGCAGACACACACCTCCCACAACGGTGCGACGGCGGCAATGCCAGGCGCCCAGCGCCGGGTTCTGGTGGTCGAGGACGACCCGACGATCGTCGACGCCATCGCCGCCCGGCTACGTGCCGAGGGTTTCGTTGTGCAAACGGCGGGAGACGGTCCCGCGGCGGTGGACACCGCACAGGCCTGGCAGCCCGATCTCCTTATCCTGGACATCATGCTGCCGGGCTTCGACGGGCTTGAAGTGTGCCGTCGGGTGCAGGCCCAGCGGCCGGTCCCGGTGCTCATGCTGACGGCGCGCGACGACGAGACGGACATGCTGGTCGGGCTCGGCGTCGGCGCCGACGACTACATGACCAAGCCGTTCTCGATGCGGGAGCTCGCGGCCCGGGTGCACGTCCTGCTGCGCAGGGTCGAGCGGGCCGCGCTCGCCGCGACCACGCCGCGCAGCGGCATCCTGCGGCTCGGCGAGCTGGAGATCGACCATGCCCAGCGGCGTGTCAGAGTCCGCTCCGAGGACGTACACCTGACGCCGACGGAGTTCGACCTCCTTGTCTGCCTGGCCAACACCCCCCGCGCGGTCCTCTCCCGCGAGCAGCTGCTCGCCGAGGTGTGGGACTGGGCGGACGCGTCGGGCACCCGGACCGTCGACAGCCACATCAAGGCGCTGCGCCGGAAGATCGGCGCCGAGCGGATCCGCACGGTGCACGGCGTCGGGTACGCCCTGGAGACCCCGACCCCGTGA
- a CDS encoding spermidine synthase — protein sequence MHHHTIAPVVIDRREGPYGEVVLRRHGELLQIIANGCFLMDTSDGRSERLLIDAALDALDDRPEPSVLIGGLGVGFSLAHAAADRRWSHIAVVEREQAIIDWHREGPLSAFSGAALADPRTRILHTDLVAYVSNSPDGADTYDALCLDIDNGPDWTVTEDNNSLYSPAGLAACQARLKPGGVLAVWSAKPSSAFDFALRNAGFQSVRTEEIPVARGVPDVVHLGVRAA from the coding sequence ATGCACCACCACACCATCGCCCCCGTCGTCATCGACCGGCGTGAGGGCCCGTACGGCGAAGTCGTGCTGCGGCGCCACGGTGAACTGCTGCAGATCATCGCCAACGGGTGCTTCCTCATGGACACTTCGGACGGCCGCTCGGAGCGGCTCCTCATCGACGCCGCCCTCGATGCCCTCGACGACCGCCCCGAACCGAGCGTCCTCATCGGCGGGCTCGGCGTCGGCTTCTCGCTCGCCCACGCGGCCGCCGACCGGCGCTGGAGCCATATCGCCGTCGTGGAGCGCGAGCAGGCCATCATCGACTGGCACCGCGAGGGGCCACTGTCCGCCTTCTCCGGCGCCGCGCTCGCCGATCCGCGCACCAGGATCCTGCACACGGACCTCGTCGCGTACGTCTCCAACTCCCCGGACGGCGCGGACACATACGACGCGCTCTGCCTGGACATCGACAACGGCCCCGACTGGACGGTGACGGAGGACAACAACTCCCTCTACTCGCCCGCCGGCCTGGCGGCCTGTCAGGCCCGTCTCAAGCCCGGCGGAGTGCTCGCCGTGTGGTCCGCCAAGCCCTCGTCCGCTTTCGACTTCGCTCTACGGAATGCCGGGTTCCAGTCGGTACGGACGGAAGAGATCCCCGTTGCCCGAGGCGTACCCGACGTGGTTCATCTCGGCGTCAGGGCTGCGTAG
- a CDS encoding rhomboid-like protein — protein MAVPAAPEETVRPALDGIPGQRGPVTRAAPGSPAPEVPAEPASAWRRLRPWRLLPTPTGTPFTFGYAVVLAGTSLLTRYADPAFVSALQQGSSTDVAHLMQQPLLVLLASALWIAGGIASPYAIGFLLVLTGLERRIGALRTAGVFLLGHVVATLATEVPVGFSVLAGHLPESSLHRLDYGISFGVAASIGALAGLFRPWLRWLVLVAFGGMLVEDLIAFADPMTNWGHLLALSIGVATWPLVRRWRRRPA, from the coding sequence ATGGCTGTCCCCGCGGCACCCGAGGAGACGGTCCGCCCCGCGCTGGATGGCATCCCGGGACAGAGGGGACCCGTGACGCGGGCCGCTCCAGGCAGTCCGGCGCCGGAGGTCCCTGCCGAGCCGGCGTCCGCGTGGCGCAGGCTGCGCCCCTGGCGACTGCTCCCGACCCCCACCGGAACGCCCTTCACCTTCGGGTACGCCGTCGTGCTCGCCGGCACCTCGCTGCTCACCCGGTACGCGGACCCCGCCTTCGTCTCGGCCCTGCAGCAGGGGTCCAGCACGGACGTCGCACATCTCATGCAGCAGCCGCTGCTGGTCCTCCTCGCGAGCGCGCTGTGGATCGCGGGCGGCATCGCATCGCCGTACGCGATCGGATTCCTGCTCGTCCTGACGGGCCTGGAGCGCCGCATCGGCGCGTTGCGCACCGCGGGGGTCTTCCTGCTCGGGCATGTCGTCGCCACCCTGGCGACCGAGGTCCCGGTCGGCTTCTCGGTCCTCGCGGGGCATCTGCCGGAGAGCTCCCTGCACCGCCTCGACTACGGCATCAGCTTCGGCGTCGCGGCGAGCATCGGGGCACTGGCCGGGCTCTTCCGGCCGTGGCTGCGGTGGCTGGTGCTTGTCGCCTTCGGCGGGATGCTGGTCGAGGACCTGATCGCGTTCGCGGACCCGATGACGAACTGGGGCCACCTGCTCGCGCTGTCGATCGGCGTCGCGACGTGGCCGCTGGTGCGGCGGTGGCGCCGCCGCCCGGCTTGA